The nucleotide sequence CTGGCAGGCGAATTCTGCCATCGATCTCGACGCGGCGGCGTTTTTGCTCGGCGCGGGGGGAAAAGTCGCGGGCGATGCGGACTTCGTGTTCTACGGCAATGCGCGTCACGCTTCGGGTGCGGTCGAGCATATCGCTGCGCCTTCGGGCGGCGACAGGCAGCAGGTGCGCGTCGATCTCGCCGCCGTTCCCGCGTCCATCGAAAAAATCGCCGTGACGGCGACGATCTACGATGCGGACGCCAGGCGGCAGAATTTCTCCCAGGTCGCGGGCGCGTACGTCCGCGTCCTCGATGCGGCGAGCGGCGCGGAGCTTCTGCGCTACGATCTCGGGCAAGGCTTCTCCGTGGAGACGGCGATCGTCGTCGGCGAGCTGTACCGCTACAAGGGCGAGTGGAAGTTCAGCGCCGTCGGCGCGGGATTCAGCGGCGGCTTGGAGGCGCTGTGCAAAAACTTCGGCGTCGAAGTCGGCGAGGGGCAGGGAGCCGCGCCCGCCGCACCACCCGCGCCGCCGACCGCACAGCCGCGTCCTGCAGCACCACCCGCGCCCGCCGCGCCGCCAACCGCACAGCCGCGTCCTGCCGCACCGACTGCGCCGCCGGCATCGCCCGCGCCCGCCGCGCCGCCCGCACAGCGTCCGCCGCTGAATCTCGGCAGGCCTGGCGCTGCGCCCGCCCCTGCGCCGCATGCGCCGCTGAACCTCGGCAGACCCGGCGGCGCACCGCCTGTGCCGCCGGTACCGACCGCCGCGCCGCCCGTGCAGCCGCCGACCGCGCCGAAGAAGGTCGAGCTGAAAAAGGGACAGAAGGTCAGCCTCGTCAAGGGCGGCGGCGGACTCGGCGAGATCGCCATCAACCTCAACTGGCATCAGCAGCCGCAGACGAAGAAGCAGGGGCTTCTCGCCTCCATTTTCGGCGGCGGGGGAGGAGCGGGCGGCATCGACCTCGATCTCGGCTGCCTCTACGAGCTGCAGGACGGCGAGATAGGCTGCGTACAGGCGCTCGGCAATGACTTCGGCAGCCTTTCGCGCCGCCCCTGGATCGCGCTCGATGGCGACGACCGTACGGGAAGCAATGCTGCCGGCGAGACGCTTCGCGTCAACGGCAAGATGGCATCGAAGATCAAGCGCATCCTCGTCTACACGTTCATCTACGAGGGCGTCGCCAACTGGCAGCAGGCGGACGGCGTCGTGACCGTCAAGTGCCCGGGCAGCCCCGACATCATCGTGCGCATGGACGAGTACGGCTCGTCGAAGGCGATGTGCGCGATCGCCATGCTCGAAAACATCAACGATACCTTCAGCGTCGAAAAGCTCGTGCATTTCTTCAGTGGACATAAGAGCATGGACAAGGCTTATCACTGGGGTCTGCGCTGGGAGCCGGGCAGCAAGGACTGAGCGTGCAGGATTTTGCTGCGGGCAGCCGCTTTGCTTCGACGGAAGGCGCTGGGTGTATGAAAGAAATTTTCATCAAAGCCATGAAGGGAAAAGGCGGCGGCAGGGCGAATTCTTTTAAATAAGGGAAATTGTTTTCATGGAGCGGCGCTCGCAGAGCGGCTGCTCCGCATGAGATATTCTTATCGCAAGGAGAAATCAAGGAGGCAGGCATATGGGCGTGAATCTGCAAAAAGGACAGAAGGTAAACTTGAAGAAGTCGGACGGTCAGGCGCTCTCGCGCATCCGCATCGGACTCGGCTGGGATCCCGTCGAGCAGAAGAAAGGCGGACTTTTCGGCTCGATCTTCGGCGGTTCTGCGCCCGACATCGACTGCGACGCGAGCGTGATTGTCTGCAAGGGCGGCCGCCTCTCGGGGAAGAAGGACGTCGTTTACTTCGGCAACCTCAAGCATCCGTCTGGTGCGATCGTCCATACGGGCGATAACCTCACGGGAGAGGGCGAGGGCGACGATGAGCAGATCCTCGTCGATCTTACCGCTGTGCCCGCAGATTATGACAAGCTCGTCTTCGTCGTCAACATCTACGACTGCGAGTCGAGAAAGCAGGACTTCGGCATGATCGCGAACGCCTTCATCCGTATATGCGACGAGCGGACAGGCGAGGAGTTTTGCCGCTACAACCTCTCGGAGAGCTACGCAGGCATGACGGCGATGATCTTCGGCGAGATCTACCGCTATAACGGCGAGTGGAAGTTCAATGCCATCGGGCAGGGCACGAAGGACAAGGGTCTGAACGAGCTGGCGCGGCGCTATCAGTAAGACATCATGCCCTTGCGGCTTGATATAGGGAACGGTTCGTTTGTTCCCATGAGGCGGCACGATATGTGCCTAGGCAGGAAAATCGCCCGCTCTGCCGCGCCTTTCGACCGTGCGGCTGCAGGCGGTTTCCGCATGTACGCATAAGGAGGAATCTTCATGGCAATCAGTTTGAAAAAGGGACAGAAAGTTGATCTGACGAAGGGCAATCCGGGTCTCTCGAAGCTCCTGATCGGCCTCGGCTGGGACACGAACAAGTACGACGGCGGCTCTGACTTCGACCTCGACGCCTCGGCGTTCCTTCTCGGACCGAACGAGAAGGTCACGAGCGATGCGGACTTCGTTTTCTATGGCAACCTCAAGCACGCATCGGGCGCCGTCGAGCATACGGGCGACAACCTCACGGGCGAGGGCGAGGGCGACGACGAGCAGATCAAGGTCGATCTCTCGAAGGTGCCGGCTTCCATCGACAAGATCGATTTCACGGTCACGATCTACGAGGCCGATGAGCGCAAGCAGAACTTCGGCCAGGTGTCGAACGCCTTCATTCGCGTTGTCAACGAGGCGACGGGAGAGGAACTCATCCGCTTCGACCTCGGCGAGGACTTCTCCATCGAGACGGCGGTCGTCGTCGGCAGGCTCTACCGCCAGGGTGCGGAGTGGAAGTTCAATGCCATCGGCGCGGGCTACAGCGGCGGCCTCGGCGCACTCGGCAAGGCTTACGGCGTTAACGTATAAGCGCATTCTTTTGTTGGGCGAGCCTTCCCCTCGGGGGAGGTGAGAGAAGGAGGCTGTGCATAAGTCTCTCGGACTCGTGCACAGCTTCTTACCATCGAAAGGGGTGCGATGATGGAATACAAGATTTTATATCCGGAAGCTTTTCCCGTGGTCGAATGCTCGCTGCGCCACGGCGAGGCGATCAAGGCGGAATCCGATGCGATGATCGCGATGGATGCGACCGTTGACGTCGAGGGCAAGATGGAGGGCGGCGTGCTCGGCGGCATCATGCGCCGCGTATTCACGGGCGAGAGTTTCTTCCTGCAGCGGCTCGTCGCCTCGCGCGGCGCGGGAAAGGTGCTCTTCGGACATCCGCTGCCCGGCGGCATCATGGACGTCGCCTTGGACGGCTCCTACGGCATGATTGTGCAGAAGGGCGGCTTCCTCGCGGCGGAGGAGACGGTCAACATCGACTCGAAGATGCAGGGACTCATGCAGGGCTTCTTCTCACAGGAGGGCTTCTTCCTCTTGAAGCTCACGGGCAAGGGCATCGCCTTCTTGAGCAGCTACGGCGTCATTCACGTGCTGAACCTCGAAGCGGGCGAGGAGGTCATCGTGGACAATGGCCACCTCGTCGCATGGCCCGATTACATGAACTACAAGATCGAAAAGGCGTCGAACGGCTGGATTTCGAGCGTCATGTCGGGCGAATGCCTCGTGTGCCGCTTCCGCGGGCCCGGTCCCGTGCTCATCCAGACGAGGAATCCGTCGGGCTTCGAGACGTGGATTCAGGAGATCGTGAGAAAGGGAGGAAAATGACATGGCGGTGAATCTTTCCAAGGGACAGCGCGTGAGTCTTGACAAGGGCATGACGATGGCGCTCGTCGGCCTCGGCTGGGACGTCAACCAGTACGACGGCGGCGCGGACTTCGACCTCGACGCCTCGGCGTTCCTCTTGGGCGCGAACGGCAAAGTGCGAAAGGACGAGGACTTCATCTTCTACGGCAACCTCGACAGTCAGGACGGCTCGGTGCATCATACGGGCGACAACCTCACGGGCGAGGGCGAGGGCGACGACGAGGTTCTGACGATCGACTTTACGAAAGTGCCGGCGGACGTCGACAAGATCGCCATCACCGTGACGATTTACGAGGCGCAGGTGCGCAAGCAGAACTTCGGACAGGTGTCGAACGCCTACGTGCGCGTCGCGCGCATGGCGAACGCGCAGGATATGCAGGGCACGGAGGTTCTGCGCTTCGATCTCATGGAGGAGTTCTCCGTCGAGACGGCGCTCGTCGTCTGCGAGATCTATCGGCACAACGGCGAATGGAAGTTCAACGCGGTCGGCGCGGGCTATCAGGGCGGCTTGGAAGCCCTTTGCCGCGCGTACGGCGTGAATGTCTGACAAAGCATTGGAAAAAAACGGGAGGCCTTGCGCCTCCCGTTTTTGGGGTGTTCTTTTCGGCAATTTCCGGGCGCGGCTCTGAAGTGGAGTTCCGAGTCGCGTGCGGGAGTCTGCCGAAATCCGACGCAGGAGGCGAATGCGATGGAAAGGGAACAGGCGAGGGGCGAAAGTGCAATGAGCACGGCGGGTGGCTCCTTGGCGGCACTGCCGAAGTTCATCGACCTCGGCGCGTTCGCGCCCGAGTGCGAGAACAGCTTCGCCGTCGCCGCATCGCCTGAGGCGGAGGTGCGCGTGACGGCGGAGATCGCGGATGCACGCGTTTCTCCCGAGGTCTTGCCGGCGGGGGCGGGCGGCTTTCTTCTGACGCTTCCCGCGGTGCGCGCAGGCTCGGTCGTCTACGGTGCTCTCAGCATGCGCTCGGCGAGTGAGGAGCGGCGCATATTCATCGCGGGCGAGGCGCGTGCGGGTGCGCCGGAAAGACGCGCGAGAAGCCCCGAGCCGCCGCTTCCTCAGCTCGTGCGCGGCGAGCGGCTGCGGCTGGCGGGAAGCGAGAAGCTCGCCTTCCGCTACGAGGACGAGGGGCGCGAGCCGGGCGTCGAGGTCGACGCCTACGTGTTTCGCCTCTATGCGGGCGGGCGCGTACATGGCGACGAGGATTTGATCTTCTTTGGCAACGCGCGCGCGGACGATGACAGCATTGAAGTGAATGCGGCGGGCGGCGTCGGTGCGAGCGTCGACGTCGCCAAGGTCGGCGCGGCCGTCGAGCGCCTCGTCCTGTGCTTCTCGGTCTACGATGACGGCACGGGCAGGGATTTCTCGCATGTGCGTGCGCCGCGCCTGACGCTCGCGGAGGAC is from Selenomonas sputigena ATCC 35185 and encodes:
- a CDS encoding TerD family protein, with the translated sequence MAISLKKGQKVDLTKGNPGLSKLLIGLGWDTNKYDGGSDFDLDASAFLLGPNEKVTSDADFVFYGNLKHASGAVEHTGDNLTGEGEGDDEQIKVDLSKVPASIDKIDFTVTIYEADERKQNFGQVSNAFIRVVNEATGEELIRFDLGEDFSIETAVVVGRLYRQGAEWKFNAIGAGYSGGLGALGKAYGVNV
- a CDS encoding TerD family protein; amino-acid sequence: MGMNISKGQKADLTKNNAGLRSVLVGMGWQANSAIDLDAAAFLLGAGGKVAGDADFVFYGNARHASGAVEHIAAPSGGDRQQVRVDLAAVPASIEKIAVTATIYDADARRQNFSQVAGAYVRVLDAASGAELLRYDLGQGFSVETAIVVGELYRYKGEWKFSAVGAGFSGGLEALCKNFGVEVGEGQGAAPAAPPAPPTAQPRPAAPPAPAAPPTAQPRPAAPTAPPASPAPAAPPAQRPPLNLGRPGAAPAPAPHAPLNLGRPGGAPPVPPVPTAAPPVQPPTAPKKVELKKGQKVSLVKGGGGLGEIAINLNWHQQPQTKKQGLLASIFGGGGGAGGIDLDLGCLYELQDGEIGCVQALGNDFGSLSRRPWIALDGDDRTGSNAAGETLRVNGKMASKIKRILVYTFIYEGVANWQQADGVVTVKCPGSPDIIVRMDEYGSSKAMCAIAMLENINDTFSVEKLVHFFSGHKSMDKAYHWGLRWEPGSKD
- a CDS encoding TerD family protein, producing MGVNLQKGQKVNLKKSDGQALSRIRIGLGWDPVEQKKGGLFGSIFGGSAPDIDCDASVIVCKGGRLSGKKDVVYFGNLKHPSGAIVHTGDNLTGEGEGDDEQILVDLTAVPADYDKLVFVVNIYDCESRKQDFGMIANAFIRICDERTGEEFCRYNLSESYAGMTAMIFGEIYRYNGEWKFNAIGQGTKDKGLNELARRYQ
- a CDS encoding TIGR00266 family protein translates to MMEYKILYPEAFPVVECSLRHGEAIKAESDAMIAMDATVDVEGKMEGGVLGGIMRRVFTGESFFLQRLVASRGAGKVLFGHPLPGGIMDVALDGSYGMIVQKGGFLAAEETVNIDSKMQGLMQGFFSQEGFFLLKLTGKGIAFLSSYGVIHVLNLEAGEEVIVDNGHLVAWPDYMNYKIEKASNGWISSVMSGECLVCRFRGPGPVLIQTRNPSGFETWIQEIVRKGGK
- a CDS encoding TerD family protein; the protein is MEREQARGESAMSTAGGSLAALPKFIDLGAFAPECENSFAVAASPEAEVRVTAEIADARVSPEVLPAGAGGFLLTLPAVRAGSVVYGALSMRSASEERRIFIAGEARAGAPERRARSPEPPLPQLVRGERLRLAGSEKLAFRYEDEGREPGVEVDAYVFRLYAGGRVHGDEDLIFFGNARADDDSIEVNAAGGVGASVDVAKVGAAVERLVLCFSVYDDGTGRDFSHVRAPRLTLAEDGVPKYSFYLDGLRREKTVNAVEIYRHRGAWKLKLVGAGYEAGLARLCEDYGLSVE
- a CDS encoding TerD family protein, with the translated sequence MAVNLSKGQRVSLDKGMTMALVGLGWDVNQYDGGADFDLDASAFLLGANGKVRKDEDFIFYGNLDSQDGSVHHTGDNLTGEGEGDDEVLTIDFTKVPADVDKIAITVTIYEAQVRKQNFGQVSNAYVRVARMANAQDMQGTEVLRFDLMEEFSVETALVVCEIYRHNGEWKFNAVGAGYQGGLEALCRAYGVNV